The following are from one region of the Paraglaciecola sp. L1A13 genome:
- a CDS encoding ATP-NAD kinase family protein, protein MKKTQFKLGLIINPFAGIGGSVALKGSDGFDTRAQALALGAQKLANSRTRLALEELLPFKTQLHIFTAAGEMGGSLAADLGFDYTVVYQQQTLQSEAADTERCAQVLKAHHVDLLLFAGGDGTARNICHIIAATLPVLGVPAGCKIHSGVYAVTPQAAGRVVAMLIQGQIVTLQDADVMDIDEVLFRQGRVNARQYGEMRVPSELRYMQAVKMGGRESNELVLADIAAQVIEFMDEHPERLFVMGSGSTVDFIMQELNLTNTLLGVDIVQNGQLVASDVSANVLLKHTAKTPTTLVITLIGGQGHIFGRGNQQLTSAVLRQIGRENFLVVATKGKLQALNNKPLIADTGDIALDAKLAGLISVTTGYKDQVLYPIAKFE, encoded by the coding sequence ATGAAGAAAACACAATTTAAGTTAGGTCTTATTATTAATCCGTTTGCTGGTATTGGCGGCAGTGTAGCTTTAAAAGGCAGTGATGGTTTTGATACGCGTGCGCAAGCTTTGGCATTAGGCGCACAAAAGTTAGCAAATAGTCGTACCCGCTTAGCCCTCGAAGAGTTACTTCCTTTTAAGACACAATTACATATTTTTACCGCGGCCGGTGAAATGGGCGGATCCTTAGCCGCCGACCTAGGCTTTGATTACACAGTGGTGTACCAGCAACAAACCTTACAAAGCGAAGCGGCTGATACAGAACGGTGCGCACAAGTGCTAAAAGCACACCATGTCGACTTGCTATTGTTCGCTGGTGGAGATGGTACCGCACGCAATATTTGTCATATTATTGCTGCAACGTTACCTGTGTTGGGCGTGCCAGCGGGCTGTAAAATTCATTCAGGTGTGTATGCGGTGACGCCACAAGCCGCAGGGCGTGTGGTCGCTATGTTGATTCAGGGACAAATTGTCACACTGCAAGACGCTGACGTTATGGATATAGATGAAGTTTTGTTTCGCCAAGGTCGTGTTAACGCTCGCCAGTACGGCGAGATGCGCGTACCCAGTGAGCTACGTTATATGCAGGCAGTAAAAATGGGCGGAAGAGAGTCCAATGAATTAGTGTTAGCGGATATCGCCGCCCAAGTTATCGAGTTTATGGATGAGCATCCCGAACGGTTATTTGTTATGGGATCAGGTTCAACTGTTGACTTCATCATGCAAGAGCTCAACTTGACCAATACCTTACTAGGGGTTGATATAGTGCAAAACGGCCAGCTAGTAGCCAGTGATGTTTCCGCCAATGTGTTACTGAAACATACTGCCAAGACACCTACCACCTTAGTAATTACTTTAATTGGTGGACAGGGGCATATTTTTGGTCGCGGTAATCAACAACTTACTTCAGCAGTATTGCGGCAAATCGGTCGCGAGAACTTTTTAGTTGTCGCGACTAAGGGAAAGTTACAGGCACTGAATAATAAACCCCTTATAGCAGATACCGGTGATATCGCACTAGATGCAAAGCTCGCGGGCTTGATAAGTGTAACCACAGGGTACAAAGACCAAGTATTGTATCCGATTGCTAAATTTGAATAG
- a CDS encoding elongation factor P hydroxylase, producing the protein MNTLTSPEPSRDVSHCELHHVPHRYQDAIALFYAAFGKSENTRLVKGLDEPEYIPAGGSCVYHQVIFAHGYFASALHEIAHWCIAGAQRRLLNDYGYWYCPDGRSEQQQKQFEQVEIKPQAIEWAFSVAANKPFRVSTDNLNGAEPDTKAFTLNVYKQVMRYLRDGFPPRAALFIKLLAEFYGSGDITSAKFTLPSDLANLMEESLR; encoded by the coding sequence ATGAATACCTTAACTTCCCCAGAACCGTCACGTGATGTAAGTCACTGTGAATTACATCACGTGCCACATCGTTATCAAGATGCTATCGCGTTATTTTATGCTGCCTTTGGTAAAAGTGAAAATACCCGGTTGGTTAAGGGCCTAGATGAACCAGAATATATCCCCGCAGGTGGCAGTTGTGTTTATCACCAAGTGATTTTTGCGCATGGTTATTTTGCCAGTGCGCTGCATGAAATAGCACATTGGTGCATAGCCGGAGCACAACGGCGTTTGCTCAACGATTATGGTTATTGGTATTGCCCCGATGGTCGCAGCGAGCAACAACAAAAACAATTCGAGCAAGTTGAAATAAAACCTCAAGCAATTGAATGGGCATTTTCTGTCGCGGCTAATAAACCATTTCGCGTCAGCACGGATAATTTAAACGGTGCTGAGCCTGACACGAAAGCCTTTACCCTAAATGTGTACAAACAAGTGATGCGGTACCTGCGAGATGGTTTTCCTCCTAGGGCGGCATTGTTTATTAAGTTATTAGCTGAATTCTATGGCTCTGGGGATATCACTTCAGCTAAGTTTACGCTGCCAAGTGATCTCGCTAACCTAATGGAGGAGTCACTACGATGA
- a CDS encoding sugar-binding protein, translated as MLKGIVKPLLIACAFSVASAQAFDVKHTSVAPVIDGQPDAIWQQVKWHDMPYLMDGTLPEKADFNGRYRLLWDENYLYLQAEITDDTLIDTHADPLDRYWDDDALEIFVDGDASGGIHQFNHTALAYHIGLDNQAADIGDDEKAHLYNDHINSSWKRQLDAPNTVLWEVAIKRYPNDYTDAKPKAPILLKAGDIMGFMLAYCDNDGSDVREHFMGDHDFDAQNGSKNLGFITADVFGKITLKK; from the coding sequence ATGCTAAAAGGTATCGTAAAACCGCTATTAATCGCCTGCGCGTTCAGCGTTGCTTCTGCTCAGGCATTTGACGTTAAACATACTTCTGTGGCGCCAGTTATCGATGGACAACCAGACGCGATTTGGCAGCAAGTAAAGTGGCACGATATGCCGTATTTGATGGACGGCACCTTGCCTGAAAAAGCAGATTTTAATGGCCGTTATCGTTTATTGTGGGATGAAAATTACTTGTACTTACAAGCTGAAATTACCGACGATACGTTAATTGACACCCATGCAGATCCCCTAGATCGTTACTGGGATGATGATGCTCTTGAGATTTTTGTTGATGGCGATGCATCAGGTGGAATTCATCAGTTCAACCACACTGCATTGGCATATCACATTGGTCTTGATAACCAAGCAGCTGATATTGGCGATGATGAAAAAGCGCATCTGTATAACGATCACATCAACAGCAGTTGGAAGCGCCAATTAGACGCACCCAATACTGTATTGTGGGAAGTGGCAATCAAACGTTATCCGAATGACTATACCGATGCTAAGCCAAAAGCACCCATTTTGCTTAAAGCAGGCGATATCATGGGTTTTATGCTGGCCTATTGTGACAATGATGGCAGCGACGTCCGAGAGCATTTTATGGGCGACCATGACTTTGACGCGCAAAATGGCAGCAAAAACCTAGGTTTCATCACCGCCGACGTATTCGGTAAAATTACCCTTAAAAAATAA
- a CDS encoding thioesterase family protein → MPIPSEQLAWLHSKPFICQWQISPEQIDHYNHVNNVAYVSQLERTAWAHSNALGLSIEQYQELDRGMAISRHEIDYLAAALLGDTLACATWIISCDNKLKLARHFQFIRLSDGLTMLKARTEFVCIALSSGRPKRMPKIFIDTYIGAMIPDDCE, encoded by the coding sequence ATGCCAATTCCCTCAGAGCAACTTGCTTGGCTACACTCAAAGCCTTTTATCTGCCAATGGCAAATCAGTCCTGAACAAATTGATCACTATAATCATGTCAATAATGTGGCCTATGTCAGCCAACTTGAACGCACCGCGTGGGCTCACTCCAATGCATTAGGACTAAGTATCGAGCAATATCAGGAACTGGATCGAGGCATGGCTATCAGCCGTCACGAAATTGATTATCTTGCCGCAGCATTGCTGGGGGATACCCTCGCTTGCGCGACTTGGATAATAAGCTGTGATAACAAACTAAAACTGGCCAGACACTTTCAATTTATTCGGCTTAGCGATGGCTTAACCATGCTAAAAGCGAGAACAGAATTTGTCTGTATTGCCCTAAGCTCAGGTAGACCTAAGCGAATGCCGAAAATATTTATCGACACGTACATTGGCGCAATGATCCCTGATGACTGTGAATAA
- a CDS encoding TIGR02281 family clan AA aspartic protease gives MTKMHTTLLLLLIASLVINIYQYTERIDTTTIYVSERDTAEGLDSEREKSSEQENPGANNNPDDLLARDQSYQIESKQHITKKFSLDRREAYLAQVQHWLAAQEYAKIDEFLPLYLRQHPQDIDFLLLEAEYIIHTSLLSDAIIHYQSLLSLPLSAAQQEQVQQTVTRLTEETIVQLKQANSWDILAQFVEPLLQVSPTSRSLILALATAYARQQQANLMENVLASIRYDDPQAMRIRQLIERTDQSITEPNRDSRLSKPLSDSSRLSGGTRIALQKYGDQYVVPTRLSGHQVNFLIDTGASTTVISRQKFKQIFKTTVTKFVGQFNVQTANGTVRSPMYQFASLEIANVRVKNINIMVLPLDELAYSDGLLGMNFLREFDFRIDQQNAQLYLR, from the coding sequence ATGACTAAAATGCATACTACGCTGTTGTTACTCCTTATCGCTTCATTGGTTATTAATATCTATCAATACACAGAACGAATCGATACAACGACAATATATGTATCTGAAAGAGACACCGCTGAAGGCCTGGATTCCGAGCGCGAAAAATCTAGCGAGCAGGAAAACCCAGGTGCCAATAATAACCCTGATGATCTTCTTGCTCGCGACCAGTCTTACCAAATAGAGTCTAAACAGCATATTACTAAAAAATTCTCCCTCGATCGCCGAGAGGCTTATTTAGCCCAAGTGCAGCATTGGCTAGCGGCTCAGGAATACGCCAAGATAGACGAGTTTTTGCCGCTTTATCTGCGCCAACACCCGCAAGATATTGACTTTTTATTGCTCGAAGCCGAATATATCATCCACACCAGCTTATTAAGTGACGCGATTATTCATTATCAAAGCTTGCTGAGCTTACCATTAAGTGCAGCCCAGCAAGAGCAAGTACAGCAAACGGTTACCCGTTTAACTGAAGAAACGATAGTTCAACTCAAACAAGCCAATTCCTGGGATATTCTAGCGCAATTCGTAGAGCCATTGTTGCAAGTCAGTCCTACTAGTCGCTCGCTTATATTGGCCCTTGCAACTGCTTATGCACGCCAACAACAAGCCAACCTAATGGAAAATGTATTGGCGTCCATTCGCTATGATGATCCCCAGGCCATGCGTATTCGACAGCTCATTGAGCGAACCGACCAATCAATAACCGAACCTAATCGTGACTCGCGGCTTTCTAAGCCACTTTCAGATTCCTCACGTCTCAGCGGAGGTACCCGCATAGCACTACAGAAGTATGGCGACCAATATGTGGTGCCTACTCGTCTAAGCGGCCATCAAGTAAATTTTTTAATCGATACCGGCGCATCGACAACTGTAATTTCGCGACAAAAATTTAAGCAGATTTTTAAAACGACTGTAACCAAGTTCGTCGGGCAATTTAACGTGCAAACGGCCAATGGTACTGTGCGCTCACCTATGTATCAATTTGCCTCACTAGAGATTGCGAATGTTCGCGTTAAAAATATCAACATAATGGTGTTACCCCTTGACGAGCTAGCTTATAGCGATGGCTTGTTAGGCATGAATTTTCTGCGGGAGTTTGATTTTAGAATTGATCAACAAAATGCTCAGTTGTATTTACGCTGA
- a CDS encoding PA4780 family RIO1-like protein kinase yields MKIPKRIQPLVDDGLVDEVLYQLMSGKEATVYAVLCGKEIRCAKVYKEAMKRSFKKAAQYQEGRKVRNTRRARAMEKGSKFGRKQQEDAWQNTEVDALFTLAKAGVRVPEPYGCYDGVLLMELITDDDGDVAPRLNDVAMSAEQAIEDHAVVMVYVMRMLLAGLVHGDLSEFNVLVDAYGPVIIDLPQVVDAAANNNAFSMLQRDVRNMTEYYGQFAPELKDTHYAEEMWALFESGELEPDTQLTGHFDFPDDEADVDTVLEEIKAAFEEEQERKARIAGPSEEE; encoded by the coding sequence ATGAAAATACCAAAACGAATCCAACCACTGGTTGATGATGGCCTTGTCGACGAAGTGCTTTACCAGCTAATGAGTGGTAAAGAAGCCACAGTGTACGCTGTACTGTGTGGTAAAGAAATCCGCTGTGCCAAAGTATATAAAGAAGCGATGAAGCGCAGCTTTAAAAAAGCAGCGCAATATCAAGAAGGCCGTAAAGTGCGTAATACGCGCCGTGCCCGTGCCATGGAAAAGGGCTCTAAGTTTGGCCGTAAGCAGCAAGAAGATGCTTGGCAAAATACAGAAGTAGATGCCTTATTTACCCTGGCGAAAGCCGGTGTGCGCGTCCCTGAGCCTTACGGGTGCTATGACGGCGTGCTGCTGATGGAACTAATTACCGACGATGACGGAGATGTGGCGCCGCGTTTAAACGATGTTGCTATGTCTGCTGAGCAAGCCATAGAAGATCACGCAGTGGTAATGGTGTATGTTATGCGAATGCTTCTGGCCGGCTTGGTGCACGGAGATTTATCTGAATTCAACGTCTTAGTTGATGCATACGGCCCAGTTATTATCGATTTACCGCAAGTGGTCGACGCTGCCGCTAATAACAATGCGTTTAGCATGTTGCAGCGTGATGTGCGCAATATGACTGAATATTATGGCCAGTTTGCCCCAGAGTTGAAAGATACGCACTACGCTGAAGAAATGTGGGCGTTGTTTGAATCCGGTGAACTTGAGCCTGATACCCAGCTAACGGGGCATTTTGATTTCCCTGACGATGAAGCTGATGTAGACACCGTTCTAGAAGAAATTAAAGCTGCGTTCGAAGAAGAACAAGAACGTAAGGCGCGTATTGCAGGCCCTAGCGAAGAGGAATAA
- a CDS encoding DapH/DapD/GlmU-related protein, whose product MTVKRIGHRYIDAASGKTLDVWFPRANIQIARSCLAQKVGLINSDFVEIELEIDGAPKTIEDAYLRLHLLSEGTVQPNCINLTGIFGLLTNVAWTSAGPVLPNKVDELRGAIANEHHHLSITSIDKFPRMTDYVIPEGVRIGDADRVRLGAHLAAGSTVMHEGFVNFNAGTLGSSMVEGRISQGVVVGDGSDIGGGASTMGTLSGGGKTINAIGKNSMVGANAGIGISLGDDCIVEAGLYITAGTKVKTPDGEIVSARQLSGMNGLLFRRNSQSGSVEAIVADSSKWGGLNASLHSND is encoded by the coding sequence ATGACTGTAAAACGTATTGGTCATCGCTACATCGATGCCGCCAGTGGTAAAACGTTAGATGTGTGGTTTCCCCGCGCGAACATCCAAATTGCGCGTAGCTGCCTGGCGCAAAAAGTCGGCTTGATTAACAGCGATTTCGTTGAAATTGAACTTGAAATTGACGGCGCGCCAAAAACCATCGAAGACGCTTACCTGCGTTTGCATTTGTTATCTGAAGGCACAGTGCAACCAAATTGCATCAACCTAACTGGCATATTTGGTTTATTGACTAATGTAGCCTGGACCTCAGCAGGCCCGGTATTACCGAACAAAGTCGACGAGCTTCGCGGTGCCATTGCCAATGAGCACCACCATTTAAGCATTACCTCTATTGACAAATTCCCGCGCATGACCGATTACGTTATTCCTGAGGGCGTACGAATTGGTGATGCAGACCGTGTACGTTTAGGCGCACATTTAGCTGCTGGCAGCACGGTAATGCATGAAGGTTTCGTGAACTTCAATGCTGGTACACTAGGGAGCTCTATGGTTGAAGGGCGTATTTCTCAAGGAGTGGTAGTAGGCGACGGTTCTGACATCGGCGGCGGTGCATCCACTATGGGCACATTGTCTGGCGGTGGTAAAACCATTAACGCTATTGGTAAAAATAGTATGGTCGGTGCCAATGCGGGTATCGGCATTTCACTCGGTGATGATTGTATCGTGGAAGCCGGTCTTTACATTACCGCTGGTACCAAAGTTAAAACCCCAGATGGTGAAATCGTATCTGCACGTCAGTTATCAGGTATGAACGGCTTGTTATTCCGTCGCAACAGTCAAAGCGGCTCCGTTGAAGCTATTGTTGCAGACTCATCTAAGTGGGGCGGGCTCAACGCCAGCTTGCACAGCAACGATTAA
- the arsB gene encoding ACR3 family arsenite efflux transporter — MGLFERYLSVWVALSIAAGVLLGSMQPALFAVVAGFEYAHVNLVVAVLIWLMIYPMMIQIDFSSIKDVGRKPRGLILTLVINWLVKPFTMAALGWLFFKGIFADWVDPQTANEYIAGMILLGVAPCTAMVFIWSQLTKGDANYTLVQVSVNDIIMIFAFAPISALLLGMSDIQVPWETLIISVVLYVLLPLVAGAMTRFWLNKRTVSGESQTGDARIAKFVSVLKPWSIIGLLATVVLLFGFQAQTILEQPQMIVLIAIPLLLQTYGIFAITYYAAKRLRLPHNVAAPASMIGSSNFFELAVAVAISLFGLHSGAALATVVGVLVEVPVMLSLVYFANRTRQWFD; from the coding sequence ATGGGTTTATTTGAACGTTATTTATCAGTGTGGGTCGCGCTAAGTATTGCTGCTGGCGTGCTGTTAGGCAGTATGCAGCCAGCGTTATTTGCCGTGGTGGCAGGATTTGAATATGCCCATGTTAATTTGGTGGTGGCGGTACTGATTTGGTTGATGATTTACCCGATGATGATCCAAATCGATTTTTCGTCTATCAAAGATGTGGGACGCAAACCCAGAGGCTTAATACTGACATTGGTGATTAATTGGTTGGTTAAACCATTCACCATGGCCGCTTTAGGTTGGCTATTTTTTAAAGGAATATTTGCCGATTGGGTTGACCCTCAAACTGCGAACGAATATATCGCGGGCATGATTTTACTTGGCGTGGCGCCGTGTACGGCCATGGTTTTTATATGGAGCCAACTAACCAAAGGTGATGCAAATTATACTTTGGTGCAGGTATCGGTGAACGACATCATCATGATTTTCGCGTTCGCACCGATTAGTGCTTTGTTGCTAGGAATGAGTGATATTCAAGTACCGTGGGAAACGTTGATTATTTCTGTGGTGTTGTACGTACTCTTGCCTTTAGTGGCGGGAGCGATGACGCGCTTTTGGTTGAATAAACGTACCGTTAGTGGCGAGTCACAAACTGGCGATGCACGGATCGCTAAATTTGTAAGTGTATTGAAGCCTTGGTCAATTATTGGCTTATTGGCGACAGTCGTTCTGCTATTTGGATTTCAAGCGCAAACGATTCTAGAGCAGCCACAAATGATTGTTTTAATTGCGATCCCTTTATTACTGCAAACCTATGGCATTTTTGCTATTACTTACTACGCAGCAAAACGCCTGCGCTTACCCCATAATGTGGCGGCACCCGCGAGTATGATTGGTTCGTCTAACTTTTTTGAATTGGCGGTAGCCGTAGCAATATCGTTGTTTGGGTTACACTCAGGCGCAGCGTTGGCCACGGTAGTGGGAGTGTTAGTCGAAGTACCCGTCATGTTGTCTTTGGTATATTTTGCCAACCGTACACGTCAGTGGTTTGATTGA
- the arsH gene encoding arsenical resistance protein ArsH — translation MPGVNPIGSPAPLVNVSENIAPESFVVPSSDNFKTAGSKHKPRILLLYGSLRARSFSRLVVQESARLLNAMGADTRIFDPTGLPLPDAEDETHPKVVELRDLMLWSEGQVWCSPERHGAMTGIMKSQIDWVPLSLGGVRPTQGKALAVMQVSGGSQSFNAVNQMRILGRWMRMLTIPNQSSVARAFMEFDDNDQMKPSPYYNRIVDVLEELMKFTLLTRDNADYLVDRYSERVESAEQVSQRVNQRSI, via the coding sequence ATGCCCGGTGTCAATCCAATTGGCTCACCAGCGCCATTGGTAAACGTATCTGAAAATATAGCGCCTGAGTCATTCGTCGTCCCGTCTTCAGATAATTTCAAAACCGCTGGATCAAAGCACAAACCACGGATCCTGTTGTTGTATGGCTCACTTCGAGCGCGTTCGTTTAGTCGCTTAGTGGTTCAAGAGAGCGCCAGATTACTCAACGCCATGGGCGCAGATACTCGGATATTTGATCCGACAGGTTTACCCTTACCGGACGCAGAAGATGAAACGCACCCTAAAGTCGTTGAATTGCGAGACCTTATGCTGTGGTCAGAAGGACAGGTGTGGTGTTCACCTGAACGCCACGGTGCTATGACGGGCATCATGAAAAGCCAAATTGATTGGGTGCCTTTGTCGTTAGGTGGAGTGAGACCTACCCAGGGAAAAGCCTTGGCGGTCATGCAAGTTTCCGGTGGTTCTCAGTCATTTAATGCGGTAAATCAGATGCGTATTTTGGGTCGTTGGATGCGTATGTTAACCATACCTAACCAGTCTTCGGTGGCAAGAGCCTTTATGGAGTTCGACGATAATGACCAGATGAAACCATCACCTTATTACAACCGTATTGTGGATGTGTTGGAAGAGCTGATGAAGTTTACCTTGCTGACACGAGATAACGCTGATTACTTGGTAGATCGTTATTCTGAAAGAGTAGAAAGCGCCGAGCAGGTTAGTCAGCGCGTAAATCAACGGTCGATATAA
- a CDS encoding arsenate reductase ArsC, which translates to MLKILFICTHNRCRSILSEAITNHVGRGKFDARSAGSQPVGEVHPLSIKYLQEAGIATNGLKSQSWDEFEAFSPDVVITVCDSAAGEACPLWFGNSVKVHWGLSDPSKLAGNDEEIAHAFRATIEQITQRVQTMLSMDLDAKNPQALRDAFSVLGAR; encoded by the coding sequence ATGTTAAAAATCCTTTTTATTTGTACCCATAATCGCTGTCGCAGTATTTTATCTGAGGCCATTACCAATCATGTTGGACGAGGCAAGTTTGACGCCCGCAGCGCTGGCAGTCAGCCCGTTGGTGAGGTGCATCCATTGTCGATTAAATACTTACAGGAAGCGGGCATTGCAACCAACGGACTAAAGAGCCAGTCCTGGGATGAATTTGAAGCATTTTCTCCAGATGTGGTCATCACCGTTTGTGACAGTGCCGCCGGTGAGGCTTGTCCATTATGGTTTGGCAATAGTGTTAAGGTGCACTGGGGCTTGTCAGATCCATCAAAATTGGCGGGTAATGACGAGGAAATCGCCCACGCTTTTCGCGCAACAATCGAACAGATTACCCAACGAGTGCAGACCATGTTGAGCATGGATCTAGATGCGAAAAATCCTCAGGCATTGCGTGATGCCTTTTCTGTACTAGGAGCACGATAA
- a CDS encoding metalloregulator ArsR/SmtB family transcription factor — translation MSTPILSPLSFYKCLSDDTRLKALMLIYLEEELCVCDLITALELSQPKVSRHLADLRRCHILLDERRGKWVYYSINPKMPEWAMTVLQTTAHNTEAYLNDCITNLNIAKQNECCD, via the coding sequence ATGTCTACCCCGATTTTGTCCCCACTTTCGTTTTATAAATGTTTGTCTGACGACACACGACTTAAGGCGTTGATGTTAATTTACCTTGAGGAAGAATTGTGTGTATGCGATTTAATTACTGCTTTGGAATTGAGTCAGCCCAAAGTGTCGCGCCATTTAGCTGATTTACGCCGCTGCCATATTTTGCTTGATGAACGGCGAGGGAAGTGGGTTTATTACTCCATTAATCCAAAAATGCCGGAATGGGCAATGACCGTGCTGCAAACAACTGCACACAATACAGAGGCGTATTTGAATGACTGTATTACCAATTTAAATATTGCCAAGCAAAATGAGTGTTGTGATTGA
- a CDS encoding mechanosensitive ion channel family protein, whose protein sequence is MFTSNNFIGDWLPVVITLIIFGLLTWLVQAVFFNKLKHTGDENIFARQLGMLTLMLVGLITVVIMLPVSESLELQILSLIGLVLSGLLAFSSTTLFSNLMAGALMRFTQPFRTGDFISFDTFFGRVTELGLFDCEIQTETRELVSIPNNLLINKPLSVIRRSGTIISVELSLGYDLHHSKIDTLLLQAAKQTGLEDPFVHVTQLGDFSVTYRVSGLLVEIKNLLTARSNFHRHVLDCLHDNDIEIMSPTFVSQHAGPDVERKIAHSPGFNQIQNDNTAEDVVFDKAEQAQQQATDKVDLLEQIKTLESKIPEAEKDQRKAMEKRIDTLKQELAEIKNVVETPEDE, encoded by the coding sequence ATGTTTACAAGCAACAACTTCATCGGTGATTGGCTTCCCGTTGTTATTACATTGATTATTTTTGGGCTGCTCACCTGGTTAGTGCAAGCCGTATTCTTTAATAAGCTAAAACACACGGGAGATGAGAATATATTTGCTCGTCAGCTTGGCATGTTAACGCTAATGCTAGTGGGCCTGATCACTGTGGTCATTATGCTACCGGTATCAGAGAGTCTAGAGTTACAAATATTAAGTTTAATAGGCTTAGTGCTTTCTGGTTTACTGGCATTTTCCTCTACCACTTTGTTTAGCAACCTGATGGCCGGCGCATTAATGCGCTTCACTCAGCCTTTTCGTACTGGCGACTTTATTAGTTTTGATACCTTCTTTGGCCGCGTGACAGAATTAGGTCTGTTTGATTGTGAAATTCAAACTGAAACTCGAGAACTGGTATCTATTCCTAATAATCTGTTGATCAACAAACCCCTTAGCGTGATCCGTCGTTCAGGTACGATTATTAGCGTCGAATTATCCTTAGGTTATGATCTGCATCACAGCAAGATAGATACGTTATTATTACAAGCTGCCAAACAAACTGGTTTAGAGGACCCCTTTGTGCATGTGACGCAACTCGGCGATTTTTCCGTTACTTACCGTGTCAGTGGTCTATTAGTGGAAATCAAAAACCTACTCACTGCCCGTTCAAACTTTCACCGTCATGTGCTTGATTGCTTACACGACAATGATATAGAAATCATGTCACCTACCTTTGTTAGCCAACACGCTGGCCCTGACGTAGAGCGCAAAATTGCCCACTCTCCAGGGTTTAATCAGATTCAAAATGACAACACCGCAGAAGACGTGGTCTTTGACAAAGCCGAACAAGCTCAACAGCAAGCAACCGATAAAGTCGATTTACTAGAGCAAATTAAGACCCTAGAAAGCAAAATTCCCGAGGCCGAAAAAGATCAACGTAAAGCCATGGAAAAGCGCATCGACACGTTAAAACAAGAACTTGCTGAGATCAAAAACGTAGTAGAAACGCCAGAGGATGAATAG
- a CDS encoding ribonuclease HI translates to MAHLRLFTDGSVNTQIQVGYGAYLLVSELTMSNDTLKEQVKIKRFEQTSSTKLELQTLLWALAEIDALVSDKDTSLTVYTDSQNIIDLPSRQARLEDTDFFTNSNKRLNNYQLYKAFYRFTAGRTCTFVKVIGHQTSSKKDQIDKCFTLVDKASRRAMREEF, encoded by the coding sequence ATGGCCCATTTACGGTTGTTTACTGACGGTAGCGTCAACACTCAGATACAAGTCGGTTATGGCGCTTACCTACTTGTATCTGAGCTGACTATGTCGAATGATACCCTTAAAGAACAGGTTAAAATTAAACGTTTCGAACAAACAAGTTCGACCAAACTGGAATTACAAACCCTGTTATGGGCATTGGCTGAAATAGATGCGTTGGTTAGTGATAAAGACACAAGTTTGACTGTATATACCGACTCACAAAATATCATAGATTTACCGAGCAGACAGGCTCGACTCGAGGATACTGATTTCTTCACTAATTCCAATAAGCGGTTGAATAATTATCAGTTATATAAGGCGTTTTATCGATTTACTGCTGGCAGAACATGCACGTTTGTAAAAGTTATTGGACATCAAACGTCTAGCAAAAAAGATCAAATCGACAAGTGCTTCACGTTGGTTGATAAGGCGTCTAGGCGAGCCATGCGAGAAGAGTTTTAA